The following proteins are co-located in the Nitrospirota bacterium genome:
- a CDS encoding cytochrome ubiquinol oxidase subunit I produces MKTWQRSLMAAFALLALFGGVAYAQAPGAPPVEFPYTGNRTAVWIVAQLHILFAGFILGAPIFVVISEWLGYRKQDPRYDRLAKEVTKVTVILYSMTALTGGLFIFVLLATYPQFTTWLINHFYLLFAVIYPLLFISETILLYMYFYTWDSWKGEKKARHIALGVLLNLIGTITLFVIDGPTSFMNTPVKAEGISPQEFLATASLWDKIFNYSWMPLNLHRLVGNVTFGGFVAGLIAAYMFMGAKKDEERAYYDWMGFVGNLIGVGALLFLPFMGYLLAYELCDYDASICPYMMADQLSMFFEMQGAMIGLIFLASNYYIWLSMKRIEGVEKVRMTILAPVVMVLLPIVMTKVMTDYPVPDPTSLAFLLPMLLAPFTVGRFIPLTVSARTVIKVGFLMVVVGDAIWLTPHGFVPTGAKLVAELELPSDWNFLALMPAKNSAAFTLVFVTVVNYVIYNRAISQGTIVWGKIDFASQFVLIFLAFSAIWTMGLMGAVRSLLRKYYHTYNLLPDFTAESFTPTLSYSAWWITGITVVFYAVVSFAIIVTLRPSDSKGHAPESSPVPAGSK; encoded by the coding sequence ATGAAAACGTGGCAGCGCAGTCTCATGGCGGCATTCGCGCTTCTGGCGTTGTTCGGAGGCGTGGCGTATGCCCAAGCTCCTGGCGCGCCTCCCGTGGAGTTCCCTTATACGGGGAATCGGACCGCGGTATGGATCGTCGCCCAGCTTCACATCCTGTTTGCGGGATTCATTCTCGGTGCCCCGATCTTTGTCGTGATCTCGGAATGGTTGGGGTACCGGAAGCAGGATCCCCGGTACGATCGTTTGGCAAAAGAGGTGACGAAGGTCACAGTCATTCTCTACAGCATGACCGCCCTCACGGGGGGGCTCTTTATATTCGTGCTACTCGCGACCTATCCGCAGTTTACGACGTGGCTCATCAACCACTTCTATCTGCTGTTCGCGGTGATCTATCCCTTGCTCTTCATCAGCGAGACCATCTTGCTGTACATGTATTTCTACACCTGGGATTCCTGGAAGGGTGAGAAGAAGGCCCGGCATATCGCCCTCGGGGTGCTTCTGAATCTGATCGGCACGATCACGCTCTTCGTCATCGACGGCCCGACTTCGTTTATGAATACGCCGGTGAAGGCCGAGGGGATTTCGCCGCAAGAGTTTCTCGCGACCGCGAGTTTGTGGGACAAAATCTTCAACTATAGCTGGATGCCGCTCAATCTCCATCGCCTCGTCGGGAATGTGACGTTCGGCGGGTTCGTCGCCGGGCTGATTGCCGCCTACATGTTCATGGGGGCGAAGAAGGACGAAGAGCGAGCCTACTACGATTGGATGGGGTTTGTCGGCAACCTGATCGGTGTGGGCGCGTTGTTGTTCCTGCCGTTCATGGGCTATCTGTTGGCCTACGAGCTCTGCGATTACGATGCGTCGATCTGTCCATATATGATGGCCGACCAGCTCTCGATGTTTTTCGAAATGCAGGGCGCGATGATCGGCCTCATCTTCCTGGCCAGTAATTACTATATTTGGCTCAGCATGAAGCGGATCGAGGGGGTCGAAAAGGTTCGGATGACGATCCTGGCTCCTGTCGTGATGGTCTTGCTGCCTATCGTGATGACCAAGGTGATGACGGATTATCCGGTTCCTGACCCGACCTCGCTGGCGTTCCTGCTGCCGATGTTGTTGGCCCCGTTCACCGTAGGCCGGTTCATCCCGCTGACGGTATCTGCACGGACCGTGATCAAGGTCGGATTCTTGATGGTCGTCGTCGGCGATGCCATCTGGCTGACGCCCCATGGCTTTGTGCCGACAGGGGCCAAGCTGGTGGCGGAGTTGGAGTTGCCGTCAGATTGGAACTTCCTGGCGTTGATGCCTGCGAAGAATTCTGCCGCATTTACGCTGGTCTTCGTGACGGTCGTCAATTACGTCATTTATAACCGGGCCATCAGTCAGGGCACGATCGTCTGGGGCAAGATCGATTTCGCCTCCCAGTTCGTGCTGATATTCCTGGCCTTCAGCGCAATTTGGACGATGGGTCTGATGGGTGCGGTCCGCTCGTTGTTGCGGAAGTACTACCACACCTACAATCTGTTGCCGGACTTCACCGCGGAATCCTTCACGCCGACATTGTCCTATTCCGCCTGGTGGATCACCGGGATTACAGTCGTCTTTTACGCCGTCGTCAGTTTCGCGATTATCGTAACCCTTCGGCCTTCCGATTCGAAGGGGCATGCACCTGAGAGCAGTCCAGTCCCTGCCGGGAGTAAGTAG
- the ispG gene encoding flavodoxin-dependent (E)-4-hydroxy-3-methylbut-2-enyl-diphosphate synthase: MHITRRKTRQITVGKLKIGGDAPVSVQSMCSTDTRDVVATIEQIRQLEAAGCEVIRVAVPDDEAAAVLPKIKAAMTVPLVADIHFDHRLALKAAEVVDCVRINPGNIGAWWKVEEVIKAVNERGIPLRIGVNGGSLERPLLDKYGWPSPEALAESALNAVHALEDVGFTNMKVSLKASDVHHAIDAYWLFAHQSDYPLHIGITEAGTLMTGAVKSTMGLGYLLSQGIGDTLRVSLAADPVEEVKVGFEILKSLELRHRGINVIACPTCGRVEIDVVKLANELEKKLGHITTPLNVSVLGCVVNGIGEGKEADIGIAGGEGKGILFKKGKLVRKVPIEELMDTLIQEVELMAKEKEAEGNGTVVVPSNEGWESMSSQSDEPTTLGKEIPVLPNR; this comes from the coding sequence ATGCATATTACTAGACGAAAAACCAGGCAGATCACGGTTGGCAAGCTCAAGATCGGCGGAGATGCGCCCGTGTCCGTGCAGTCGATGTGCTCGACCGACACGAGAGATGTCGTCGCAACGATCGAGCAGATCCGCCAGCTGGAAGCTGCCGGTTGTGAAGTGATCCGTGTGGCCGTGCCAGACGACGAAGCGGCGGCAGTACTGCCCAAGATCAAAGCGGCGATGACCGTACCGCTGGTCGCGGATATCCATTTCGACCATCGGCTGGCATTGAAAGCTGCCGAGGTCGTCGACTGCGTCAGGATCAACCCCGGCAACATCGGAGCCTGGTGGAAAGTCGAAGAAGTTATTAAGGCGGTGAACGAGCGGGGCATTCCCTTGCGCATCGGCGTGAACGGCGGGTCGCTCGAGCGGCCGTTGTTGGACAAGTATGGCTGGCCATCACCCGAAGCCTTGGCTGAATCGGCGCTCAACGCCGTCCATGCGTTGGAAGATGTTGGCTTTACGAATATGAAAGTGTCGTTGAAGGCATCCGATGTGCACCATGCCATTGATGCCTATTGGTTATTTGCCCACCAGTCCGACTATCCCTTGCACATCGGGATTACCGAGGCGGGCACGTTGATGACCGGTGCCGTTAAGTCGACCATGGGGCTTGGATACTTGCTCTCCCAGGGGATCGGCGACACGCTGCGCGTGTCGCTGGCGGCTGATCCGGTTGAAGAAGTCAAAGTAGGGTTCGAGATCTTGAAGTCGCTCGAACTTCGCCACCGAGGGATCAATGTCATCGCCTGCCCAACCTGTGGCCGAGTTGAGATCGATGTGGTGAAGCTGGCCAACGAATTGGAAAAGAAGCTCGGTCATATCACGACTCCGTTGAATGTGTCGGTCCTTGGCTGTGTCGTGAACGGGATTGGCGAGGGGAAGGAAGCGGATATCGGGATTGCCGGCGGTGAAGGCAAGGGGATCCTCTTCAAAAAGGGCAAACTCGTTCGCAAGGTGCCCATCGAAGAGTTGATGGACACGCTGATCCAAGAGGTCGAGTTGATGGCCAAGGAAAAGGAAGCTGAAGGGAATGGGACGGTCGTGGTCCCTTCGAACGAAGGATGGGAATCGATGAGTTCACAGTCGGATGAGCCCACCACGCTTGGAAAAGAAATCCCTGTGTTGCCCAACCGTTGA
- the hpnH gene encoding adenosyl-hopene transferase HpnH encodes MAVPLSQMFTVTKYVLTQKVTRVKRYPLVLMLEPLFRCNLACAGCGKIQYPDHVLDKRLTPEQCWAAAEECGAPIVSIPGGEPMIHPEMASIVRGLVAQKRYVYLCTNAILMERKLDEYEPSKFLTFSVHMDGLKDEHDLAVCRDGVYDVAVKAIKAALKRGHRVTTNTTLFDDANPERVRKFFDAMMELGVEGMMISPGYSYNKAPDQQHFLKRERTRELFSRILGSPKKGWQFNQSPLFLDFLMGRREYECTPWGNPTYNVFGWQKPCYLLQEGYAKTFRELMDSTEWDHYGTGRNEKCADCMVHCGYEASAVEDTFGTLSGFGRTVKLTMLPTSR; translated from the coding sequence ATGGCCGTTCCACTTTCCCAGATGTTTACAGTCACGAAGTACGTGCTCACCCAGAAAGTTACCAGGGTGAAGCGGTATCCGCTTGTGTTGATGCTGGAGCCTTTATTCCGGTGTAATTTGGCCTGTGCCGGCTGCGGCAAGATTCAGTACCCGGACCATGTGCTGGATAAGCGGCTGACTCCGGAGCAATGCTGGGCTGCGGCGGAAGAATGCGGAGCCCCGATCGTCAGCATTCCAGGGGGAGAGCCGATGATCCATCCTGAGATGGCGTCGATTGTTCGCGGACTGGTCGCACAGAAACGGTACGTGTACCTCTGCACCAATGCGATTCTGATGGAGCGGAAACTCGATGAGTATGAGCCGTCGAAGTTTCTCACGTTCAGCGTCCATATGGACGGACTGAAAGATGAGCACGATCTGGCGGTGTGTCGGGACGGCGTCTATGACGTCGCGGTGAAGGCCATCAAGGCGGCGTTGAAGCGGGGCCATCGGGTGACCACCAATACGACGCTCTTCGACGATGCCAACCCTGAACGCGTGCGCAAATTTTTCGATGCGATGATGGAGCTCGGCGTCGAAGGCATGATGATCTCGCCGGGGTACAGCTACAATAAGGCGCCAGACCAACAGCATTTTTTGAAGCGAGAACGCACACGAGAATTATTCTCCCGTATTTTGGGGAGTCCGAAGAAGGGGTGGCAGTTTAATCAGTCACCTCTGTTCCTCGATTTCTTGATGGGGCGCCGGGAGTATGAATGCACGCCCTGGGGCAATCCGACCTACAACGTATTCGGGTGGCAGAAGCCCTGCTACTTGCTTCAGGAAGGTTATGCGAAGACGTTCCGTGAGCTGATGGACAGCACGGAATGGGATCACTACGGGACGGGGCGGAATGAGAAATGCGCCGATTGTATGGTGCATTGCGGCTATGAAGCCTCGGCAGTCGAAGATACTTTCGGTACGTTGTCCGGGTTTGGCCGGACTGTGAAGTTAACGATGCTCCCTACCTCGCGATGA
- a CDS encoding c-type cytochrome yields MKQMKFAQLAVVLGAGLFMAACGGGESEGPVVPPPPAPAEYADKHMPAGWWTDAAKLEEGRKLFIGDTNPDVNCASCHGKDGKPVKAGARDFRKGDRMSLYSDSVWFWRISEGVPNTKMKAWKSKLSDEDRWKLVLYERNFGLAGKGWDNEKKSWVDAAGMSAAPAAPAAAPAAAPAAAPVAAPAAPAPAGK; encoded by the coding sequence ATGAAACAGATGAAATTTGCGCAGTTGGCGGTGGTGTTGGGCGCGGGGCTCTTTATGGCGGCGTGCGGTGGTGGAGAGAGTGAAGGGCCGGTCGTTCCGCCGCCTCCAGCGCCTGCCGAGTATGCAGACAAGCATATGCCTGCCGGTTGGTGGACTGATGCCGCCAAACTGGAAGAGGGCCGGAAGCTTTTCATCGGCGACACGAATCCCGATGTGAATTGCGCGAGCTGCCATGGCAAGGACGGCAAGCCGGTCAAGGCTGGTGCGCGTGACTTTCGTAAGGGCGATCGGATGAGCCTCTATTCGGATTCCGTGTGGTTCTGGAGAATTTCAGAAGGGGTGCCCAATACGAAGATGAAGGCCTGGAAGAGCAAGCTGTCAGACGAAGATCGCTGGAAGCTCGTCTTGTATGAACGGAACTTCGGGTTGGCTGGCAAGGGCTGGGATAACGAGAAGAAGTCTTGGGTCGATGCGGCAGGCATGTCGGCTGCTCCTGCAGCTCCGGCCGCGGCTCCCGCGGCGGCACCAGCTGCAGCTCCGGTAGCAGCTCCCGCTGCTCCGGCACCGGCAGGTAAGTAG